Part of the uncultured Desulfobacter sp. genome, CTTTGCCCAAACACGGCTATTATTAAGGCAAAAAATAAAAACAGGACTACCATAAAGGCCGGGAAGAGTGTTTTCCGGCCTTTATGATTGAATACGAATACGACCATGATTAAAATACAACGCCTTGAAATGAAGGATATTTGCAAGTCGTTCCAGGGTGTCCATGCCAACAAGGATATCAACCTTGAGATCAATTCCGGGGAGATTTTAGGCCTGCTCGGAGAAAACGGGGCCGGCAAGACCACGCTGATGAATATCCTTTACGGCATTTATCAGCCCGATTCAGGGAGCATCCTGATCAACGGCGATCCGGTCCGGATTTCCAATCCCCTGGAATCCATCAACCTTGGCATCGGCATGGTGCACCAGCACTTCATGCTGATCCAAAACCATTCCGTGATCGAAAACATCGCCCTTGGGTACAAGGACACCCCGTTTTTGTTTCCCCAGAAAGCGTTGCGCAAACAAATCAAAGCGTTTTCAAAGCAGTTTGATTTCCAGATTGATCTTGATCAAAAGGTATGGCAGCTTTCAGCCGGGGAACAGCAGCGGGTTGAGATCATTAAAACCCTTTTAAACGGTGCGGATCTGCTCATATTAGACGAACCTACATCCGTATTAACGCCCCGGGAGATCAAAGAGCTCATTGAAATTCTTCGCCGAATGAAGGCGGATGGCCACAGTGTGATTTTCATCTCCCATAAACTTGATGAAATCATGGATATCTGCGACCGGGTTACGGTACTGCGCAAAGGCAGGATCGTGGACGGCGCCCAGACCCAGACCACAGACAAAATGGGGCTTGCCCGGATGATGGTGGGCAAGGACGTTGCCCTGACCATGAACAGGGAGCGGCTGCCCAAGGGTGACCGGGTCCTCAGTGTCCAAAATATTCATGTGACAGGAGACAAAGGCCTTGCCGCTATTAGAAATATCTCCTTTGATGTGCATAAAAATGAGATTTTCGGTGTGGCTGGTGTGGCCGGCAACGGACAACGGGAACTGGCCGAAGCCATCACCGGCATCCGGGCCATAGATTCGGGCAAGGTGTTCATCAATGACCGTGACATTACCAACATGTCACCCAGAAAAATCTATGACAACGGCGTTTCCCATGTCCCCGAAGAACGTATCCGCTTCGGCATTGCCCCGGGTCTTTTCCTCTACGACAATGCCATTTTAAAACAGCACCATCTTAAAAAATTTTCCAAACGGTATTTTCTTAAATACGAAAGCGTGAAAAATCACACACAGTCCATCGTCTCCGAATACAGGGTCGCCACCCACTCCATTAACAACCAGATCAGAAACCTTTCGGGCGGCAACATCCAGAAACTGATTCTGGGCCGGGAGATCAGCGAGCAGCCCCAGTTGCTGGTGGCCTCCCACCCCACCTACGGACTTGATGTGGGCGCCACCCAGTTTTTGCGTGAACATTTGCTCAAACTGTGCCGCCAGGGCAGTTCCGTACTGTTGTTTTCCGAAGACCTGGATGAAATTTTTGAGTTGTGCGACCGGGTGGCCGTTATTTTCGCAGGTGAATTTATGGGCATTATTGATACCGATAATGACCACACCAACGATATCGGACTGATGATGGCCGGCTCAAAACGCATTGACCCACAGCCGGTCCATGCTGATATTGAAAATTAGAGAAAACGGCAGTGATTTTATGATACGGATTACCACAAGCGACCGATATAATATTACCCCCCTAAGGTCCTTTATGACCAATGTCGCCGCCCTTGGGGCAGGCATTCTGGCCATCAGCCTTATTTTCCTTCTTGCAGGCGTCAATCCAGTTTATGCCGTCTCCGAGATCTTTATTGAATCCTTTGGGTCTGTTTACGGCATCAAGGAAACCATAACCAAAGCCATCCCCCTGATTCTCATAGGTGCGGGCCTAACCCTTGCCTTCAGGGCCAAATTCTGGAATATCGGTGCCGAAGGCCAGCTGCTCATGGGTGCTGTTTTCGCCACTTGGACAGCCCAGCATCTGGGCAATGCCCTGCCCTCGGTACTTATTGTTCCGTTGATATTTGCAGCAGGTTTTATCGGCGGTGCAATATGGGGCATCATCCCGGCCATACTTAAAATAAAATATGCCATCAACGAGGTCATCACCACCTTGATGCTCAACTATATATGTGCCGAATTTTTAACCCTGCTCATTGTGGGGCCGTGGAAGGGAAAAACCCGGTTCGGATTTCCGGGTACCGATGCCCTGCCCGACCCGGCTATTTTGGGCGTACTGCCCGGCTCGCGTATTCATTATGCCACCTTGATTCTGGCCGTTTTATGTTCGGTGGGGCTGTGTATCTTAATTTATAAAACCCGCTTCGGTTACGAAGCCCGGGTGGTGGGAGAGAACCCGGATGCCGGTAAATATGCGGGCATCGATTTTCTCAAAACCAGCCTCGTTCTCATGGCCATTTCAGGCGGCCTGGCCGGTTTTGCCGGTGTGGGCGAGGTGGCGGGCATCCACCACTATTTAGGATATCCGGCGTCCGTGTCATCGGGATATGGATTTACCGCCATCATCGTGGCCTGGCTGGCCAAGTTGAACCCCTTGTTTACCATAGTCTCCGGTCTGTTTTTTGCCGGTATTATCGTGGGGGGGGACGCAATTCAGATCTCTTTGGGACTGCCGGCCGCCACCGTTGAAATTGTCAATGGTACCCTGCTCATCTTTTTGATCATGGGCGATTACTTTTTATATCATAAGATTCAGATCCACTGGTCCAGGACTTAACGGCTCATGGTTATCTATCATTTAACAACTTACTTGGATTGACATATATACATCATGGAAGAGATCATCATTTCAACAATTCAAAGAACCATGGTGGCCGGCACACCATTGCTGTTGGCCACAACCGGAGAAGTGATCTGCGAACGTTCCGGAATTCTTAACCTGGGTGTGGAAGGCGTCATGGCCGTGGGTGCCGTCACCGCCTTCATCGTCACCATGACCACAGGCCACCCCTGGCTTGGTGTACTTGCAGCCATGGCAGCAGGCTTTGCAGTCTCTTTGATCCATGCCTTTGCCTCGGTAACCCTGCAGGCCAACCAGGTGGTCTCAGGTCTTGCTTTGACCATGCTGGGCTTAGGATTGTCCGGGATGATGGGCAAACCCTATGTCGGACGTCCCCTGGCCGTTAAAATGGACGATGTGGCCATCCCCTTGCTATCGGACCTGCCCTGGGTCGGAAAAGCCCTTTTCAACCAGAGTCCCTTTCTTTACCTGGCCATTGTACTGGCCATAGCCGCCTGGTTTTTCCTGGAGCGTACCCGCATGGGGATTCAAATCCGATCCACCGGGGAGAATCCCAAGGCCACGGAGACCCAAGGGGTAAACGTCTCGTTGATTCGATATGCCTGCGTACTGGTGGGCGGTGTATTTTCCGCCCTGGCCGGAGCGCACCTGTCCATCTCCTATTCATCGTCCTGGGTGGAGGGCATGACTGCCGGACGCGGATGGATCGCCATTGCCCTGACCATATTTGCATTATGGAATCCGGGTCGTGCGATTTTTGCCTCATTTATATTCGGCGGTATTTTTGTACTTCAATATCTGCTCCAGCCACTGGGGATTTCCCCCAATTTTCTGGCCATGCTGCCCTATCTGTCCACCCTGATCATCCTGTTAGCCATCTCGTTTAAAGATCCAAGGCGGCTCAACGCCCCGGCCTGGTTAGGAACAGCTTACAAACGAGGGGAACGATAAAAATTTGACTTTTCAAGCTATTTTGCCCATAATTTTACGGTTGGAAAAACACCATCCGGCCGGTTAACCCAATTTAATACCAGGAAGGAGTCACAATGGAAATTTCAAACAATCAATCCATTGACAGCATTGCTAAACTTTTCTTGGAAACCACCCAGGCCATGCTTGAACAAAGCACTGGCAAAGAGATTAATTACGCCAACACCATCCAGAAAATCACCCGGGTGTGCATGATGCCGGACCTGACCTGCTTTGTCCAGTTCTACGGTGATTATATGGGGCTTGTGATCTTCAATTTCAGTGATGAAGCAGCATTTGAAATTTACAGGCATTACATGATCAATATGGGCATGCCCGAAGATGAACTGGCCGCATCCATTTCAGACCCTGAAGTGGCGGACACCATCGGAGAGATCACCAACCAGTTGATGGGTCAGCTGATAAAATCGGTGGAAGAGGCATATGATTTGAATGCCTGTTACGGCCAACCCAAGGCGTTGACCATCAGCTCAGCCATCTCCTTATCCATCAACGACACGTACACGGAAAACCGCCGCCTCTCCTTTAAAATCAATAATAATATTTTCCGCATTGAATTGGCCATGGAGAATTCTGAATTCATTGATGCGGCAGGCCTCCGATAAAACCGTACCCAAAAGAAAAAGCGTTCCGGATATATATGAGACAATTTAAACAGGCGATCAGCCTCATCTTAGGTATTGTACTGTTATTTCCCGGCCTCACCTGCGCCATCTCCATTCCCGATGAACTAAAACTCGGCAAAGAATATTTACAGCTTATCCAAGACAGAGGGATTATTCTTCATGATCCCGTTGCCCAGAAAATGATCGACATTGTGGGCAACGCCATCGTCAAACAACTGCCGCCCCAGCCGTTTCATTTCGACTTTTTCATGATCAATGACAGCTCCTTTAATGCCTTTGCCACACCGGCTGCCAATATTTTTGTGCACCGGGGATTAATCACATCCCTGGATAATATGGACGAACTTGCAGGCATCCTGGCCCATGAAATCGGCCATGCCGTGGGCAGACATGTCTCCCAGTCCATTGACCGGTCAAAACTTGTGGCAACCGGCAGCATCGCCGGGATGATCGCGGGCATCCTTGTGGGCGCGGCCGGGGGCGGTGCAGAAGCGGGCCAGGCCCTGACATTCGGTTCCATCGCTGCCGGACAGTCGGCCATGCTGACCTATACCCGGCAAAATGAAACCGAAGCCGATCAAAAGGCGGTTCTTTTTCTTGAAAAAACAGGATACTCGCCCCGGGGGATACTGGACAGCCTCTTAAAAATCAGACAGACCGATTACCAGGGGGTTGAAAATATCCCCGACTACTTTAAAACCCACCCTGGCACCTCATCCCGGGTTTCCCATCTATCCGGAATTCTGGCAGATTACAAGCCGC contains:
- a CDS encoding ABC transporter ATP-binding protein, with the translated sequence MIKIQRLEMKDICKSFQGVHANKDINLEINSGEILGLLGENGAGKTTLMNILYGIYQPDSGSILINGDPVRISNPLESINLGIGMVHQHFMLIQNHSVIENIALGYKDTPFLFPQKALRKQIKAFSKQFDFQIDLDQKVWQLSAGEQQRVEIIKTLLNGADLLILDEPTSVLTPREIKELIEILRRMKADGHSVIFISHKLDEIMDICDRVTVLRKGRIVDGAQTQTTDKMGLARMMVGKDVALTMNRERLPKGDRVLSVQNIHVTGDKGLAAIRNISFDVHKNEIFGVAGVAGNGQRELAEAITGIRAIDSGKVFINDRDITNMSPRKIYDNGVSHVPEERIRFGIAPGLFLYDNAILKQHHLKKFSKRYFLKYESVKNHTQSIVSEYRVATHSINNQIRNLSGGNIQKLILGREISEQPQLLVASHPTYGLDVGATQFLREHLLKLCRQGSSVLLFSEDLDEIFELCDRVAVIFAGEFMGIIDTDNDHTNDIGLMMAGSKRIDPQPVHADIEN
- a CDS encoding ABC transporter permease, with the translated sequence MEEIIISTIQRTMVAGTPLLLATTGEVICERSGILNLGVEGVMAVGAVTAFIVTMTTGHPWLGVLAAMAAGFAVSLIHAFASVTLQANQVVSGLALTMLGLGLSGMMGKPYVGRPLAVKMDDVAIPLLSDLPWVGKALFNQSPFLYLAIVLAIAAWFFLERTRMGIQIRSTGENPKATETQGVNVSLIRYACVLVGGVFSALAGAHLSISYSSSWVEGMTAGRGWIAIALTIFALWNPGRAIFASFIFGGIFVLQYLLQPLGISPNFLAMLPYLSTLIILLAISFKDPRRLNAPAWLGTAYKRGER
- a CDS encoding DUF3334 family protein, giving the protein MEISNNQSIDSIAKLFLETTQAMLEQSTGKEINYANTIQKITRVCMMPDLTCFVQFYGDYMGLVIFNFSDEAAFEIYRHYMINMGMPEDELAASISDPEVADTIGEITNQLMGQLIKSVEEAYDLNACYGQPKALTISSAISLSINDTYTENRRLSFKINNNIFRIELAMENSEFIDAAGLR
- a CDS encoding M48 family metalloprotease — its product is MRQFKQAISLILGIVLLFPGLTCAISIPDELKLGKEYLQLIQDRGIILHDPVAQKMIDIVGNAIVKQLPPQPFHFDFFMINDSSFNAFATPAANIFVHRGLITSLDNMDELAGILAHEIGHAVGRHVSQSIDRSKLVATGSIAGMIAGILVGAAGGGAEAGQALTFGSIAAGQSAMLTYTRQNETEADQKAVLFLEKTGYSPRGILDSLLKIRQTDYQGVENIPDYFKTHPGTSSRVSHLSGILADYKPPADKPAPPENLDYNMVKYRVIGLYSDPDTYIPKIEIALKNDPDNVPFHYGLGLLYGRATRIDEGIEQLNKALAKDPFDPMVLLELGRLYIRNTEYDRAITLLDSMADDRLLGDWAVFNRSVAQIQTGNLPAAQRGLEHVLGSGKPGFERANYHMAEIMSRQSKQALSNYYLGVYYARIHDRQNAIRQLERAVDTLDDEHMREKAENELADLKGKGKKKRLESSSM
- a CDS encoding ABC transporter permease, encoding MIRITTSDRYNITPLRSFMTNVAALGAGILAISLIFLLAGVNPVYAVSEIFIESFGSVYGIKETITKAIPLILIGAGLTLAFRAKFWNIGAEGQLLMGAVFATWTAQHLGNALPSVLIVPLIFAAGFIGGAIWGIIPAILKIKYAINEVITTLMLNYICAEFLTLLIVGPWKGKTRFGFPGTDALPDPAILGVLPGSRIHYATLILAVLCSVGLCILIYKTRFGYEARVVGENPDAGKYAGIDFLKTSLVLMAISGGLAGFAGVGEVAGIHHYLGYPASVSSGYGFTAIIVAWLAKLNPLFTIVSGLFFAGIIVGGDAIQISLGLPAATVEIVNGTLLIFLIMGDYFLYHKIQIHWSRT